From one Micromonospora siamensis genomic stretch:
- a CDS encoding DNA-3-methyladenine glycosylase family protein gives MTPTDPTATRELRPPPGYRLAATVHALTFSPYDPCARIAAGTFWIALRTPAGPATLCLRPAAGALVADGYGPGGGWLVERADAIAGLRDDLSGFAELAAGHPVVARLAAAHRGLRMPATGVVFPRVLRAVFEQKVTGKEAYRAYAATVRHFGEPAPGPLQPLLLPPEPAAVAAAPYWVFHPFGVEQRRADTLRRAAAVADRLQRCADAAEATRRLTAVAGIGPWTAAEVVRVAYGDPDAVSVGDYHVPNTVAWALAGEARGDDARMLELLEPFRGHRGRVCLLLAAAGIHAPRYGPRAPIRSFARF, from the coding sequence GTGACCCCGACCGATCCCACCGCGACCCGGGAGCTGCGCCCGCCGCCCGGCTACCGGCTGGCCGCGACGGTGCACGCCCTGACCTTCAGCCCCTACGACCCGTGCGCCCGGATCGCGGCCGGCACCTTCTGGATCGCCCTGCGCACCCCGGCCGGCCCGGCCACGCTCTGCCTGCGCCCGGCGGCCGGCGCCCTGGTCGCCGACGGGTACGGCCCGGGCGGCGGGTGGCTGGTGGAGCGGGCCGACGCGATCGCCGGACTCCGCGACGACCTCAGCGGGTTCGCCGAGCTGGCCGCCGGGCACCCGGTGGTGGCCCGCCTCGCCGCCGCGCACCGGGGGCTGCGGATGCCGGCCACCGGGGTGGTGTTCCCCCGGGTGCTGCGGGCGGTCTTCGAGCAGAAGGTCACCGGCAAGGAGGCGTACCGGGCGTACGCGGCGACCGTCCGGCACTTCGGCGAGCCGGCGCCGGGGCCGCTGCAACCGCTGCTGCTGCCGCCGGAACCGGCCGCGGTGGCCGCCGCGCCGTACTGGGTCTTCCACCCGTTCGGGGTGGAGCAGCGCCGCGCCGACACGCTGCGCCGGGCCGCCGCGGTGGCCGACCGGCTGCAACGGTGCGCCGACGCGGCGGAGGCCACCCGCCGGCTGACCGCCGTCGCGGGCATCGGCCCGTGGACCGCCGCCGAGGTGGTCCGGGTCGCGTACGGCGATCCCGACGCGGTCAGCGTCGGCGACTACCACGTGCCGAACACGGTGGCCTGGGCGCTGGCCGGCGAGGCCCGGGGCGACGACGCCCGGATGCTGGAGCTGCTGGAGCCGTTCCGCGGCCACCGCGGCCGGGTCTGCCTGTTGCTGGCCGCCGCAGGGATCCACGCGCCGCGCTACGGGCCACGGGCCCCGATCCGCTCCTTCGCCCGCTTCTGA
- a CDS encoding anti-sigma factor family protein: protein MSRADHMDVAAYALGVLDQQDTERFEEHLATCWACAAELETMVPVVGLLSGIDGETMMALEQTATDPALLDRTLVAVRAHRRRSRMRQVLATAAAVVVVAGVTGVGVAALSDSTAPPQALPTVQPTAPDDEPTPGPTRSGPGVGGPSEVPEVDPISRTDPATGVKADLWLESKEFGTAISFNLSRLPGPRTCRMVVVRKNDTTEVLSSWSVPGTGYGTNTNPQPLQLQASTSAARGDIARVQVESVDTNGVASPLVAFPL from the coding sequence ATGAGCCGGGCCGACCACATGGACGTCGCCGCGTACGCGCTCGGCGTGCTGGACCAGCAGGACACCGAACGGTTCGAGGAGCACCTCGCCACCTGCTGGGCGTGCGCCGCCGAGCTGGAGACCATGGTGCCGGTGGTGGGTCTGCTCTCCGGCATCGACGGCGAGACGATGATGGCGCTGGAGCAGACGGCGACCGATCCGGCCCTGCTGGACCGTACGCTGGTGGCGGTCCGGGCGCACCGGCGGCGCTCCCGGATGCGTCAGGTGCTCGCCACGGCCGCCGCGGTGGTGGTGGTCGCCGGCGTGACCGGGGTGGGTGTCGCCGCCCTCAGCGACTCGACCGCGCCGCCGCAGGCGTTGCCGACGGTCCAGCCGACCGCCCCGGACGACGAGCCGACGCCGGGGCCGACCCGGTCCGGGCCGGGGGTGGGCGGGCCGAGCGAGGTGCCGGAGGTCGACCCGATCAGCCGGACCGACCCGGCCACCGGGGTGAAGGCCGACCTGTGGCTGGAGTCGAAGGAGTTCGGCACGGCGATCAGCTTCAACCTGAGCCGGTTGCCGGGGCCGCGGACCTGCCGGATGGTGGTGGTCCGCAAGAACGACACCACCGAGGTGCTCTCCAGCTGGTCGGTGCCGGGGACGGGTTACGGGACGAACACCAATCCGCAGCCGTTGCAGTTGCAGGCCTCCACCTCCGCGGCGCGGGGGGACATCGCCCGGGTGCAGGTCGAGTCGGTGGACACGAACGGGGTGGCGAGCCCGCTGGTGGCGTTCCCGCTGTAG
- a CDS encoding sigma-70 family RNA polymerase sigma factor, giving the protein MHAVAAGWHGDMVRPEWMSARAQPQSRASRSGRGVDARPTDRQNDPVTPRSAPGRHQATSTEASHSDQLVRLLYAEHAGPLLAFVMRLTGGDRQRAEDIVQETLLRAWRNAHRLGVQGQGSLRPWLVTVARRIAIDEHRSEQARPAETYDRDLTAFAEADSTDRVLRTMTMADALRTLSQSHREILVATYFRGRTVPEAAEELGLPLGTAKSRVYYALRALRTALQERGVTE; this is encoded by the coding sequence ATGCACGCGGTGGCGGCCGGCTGGCACGGCGACATGGTGCGGCCCGAGTGGATGTCCGCCCGGGCCCAACCGCAGTCGCGCGCGTCCAGGTCCGGTCGGGGGGTCGACGCACGTCCCACCGACCGCCAGAATGACCCGGTGACGCCGCGATCGGCGCCCGGGCGCCACCAGGCGACGTCCACCGAGGCCAGTCATTCCGACCAGTTGGTCCGGCTGCTCTACGCCGAGCACGCCGGGCCGCTGCTGGCGTTCGTGATGCGGCTGACCGGCGGTGACCGGCAGCGCGCCGAGGACATCGTGCAGGAGACGCTGCTGCGCGCCTGGCGCAACGCGCACCGCCTGGGCGTGCAGGGCCAGGGTTCGCTGCGGCCGTGGCTGGTGACGGTGGCCCGGCGGATCGCCATCGACGAGCACCGCAGCGAGCAGGCCCGGCCGGCGGAGACGTACGACCGGGACCTGACGGCGTTCGCCGAGGCGGACAGCACCGACCGGGTGCTGCGCACGATGACGATGGCCGACGCGCTGCGTACGCTGAGCCAGTCCCACCGGGAGATCCTGGTGGCGACGTACTTCCGGGGCCGGACGGTGCCGGAGGCGGCCGAGGAGCTGGGCCTTCCGCTCGGCACCGCCAAGTCGCGGGTCTACTACGCGTTGCGTGCGCTGCGCACGGCTCTGCAGGAGAGGGGGGTGACGGAATGA
- a CDS encoding spermidine synthase, protein MGRKRSTDRVVEQVDTGQAELAPDPDRPRSYTLLLDGAPQSHVDLADPTHLEFEYVRRLAAALDLVAPAGAPLRVLHLGGGALTLPRYVAATRPGSAQRVSEVDGALVELVRRELPWPADARIRVRVDDARATVASARDASYDVVVADVFAGARTPAHLTSVEFAAEVARVLRPDGCYLANVADGPPLRHARAQVATVRSVLPRACLVADAAVLRGRRYGNLVLVAGRVEPPVPELTRRAAGDWFPGRVLAGAELDRFASGAPVVRDADATDSTPPPPGIFSVRR, encoded by the coding sequence ATGGGACGCAAGCGTTCCACCGACCGGGTGGTCGAGCAGGTGGACACCGGCCAGGCCGAGCTGGCGCCGGACCCGGACCGTCCCCGGTCGTACACGTTGCTCCTCGACGGCGCGCCGCAGTCGCACGTGGACCTGGCCGACCCGACGCACCTGGAGTTCGAGTACGTCCGGCGGCTCGCCGCCGCCCTCGACCTCGTCGCCCCGGCCGGGGCGCCGCTGCGGGTGCTGCACCTGGGTGGTGGCGCGCTGACCCTGCCCCGCTACGTGGCCGCCACCCGGCCCGGCTCCGCCCAGCGGGTGTCCGAGGTGGACGGAGCGCTGGTGGAGCTGGTGCGCCGGGAGCTGCCCTGGCCCGCCGACGCGCGGATCCGGGTACGCGTCGACGACGCCCGGGCCACCGTGGCGTCCGCCCGGGACGCCAGCTACGACGTGGTGGTGGCCGACGTGTTCGCCGGTGCCCGCACCCCGGCCCACCTGACCAGCGTGGAGTTCGCCGCCGAGGTGGCCCGGGTGCTGCGCCCCGACGGCTGTTACCTGGCCAACGTCGCCGACGGGCCGCCGCTGCGGCACGCCCGCGCGCAGGTGGCCACGGTGCGTTCGGTGCTGCCCCGGGCCTGCCTGGTCGCCGACGCGGCGGTGCTGCGCGGGCGCCGGTACGGCAACCTGGTGCTGGTCGCGGGCCGGGTCGAACCGCCGGTGCCGGAGCTGACCCGGCGGGCCGCCGGTGACTGGTTTCCCGGCCGGGTGCTGGCGGGGGCGGAGCTGGACCGGTTCGCCTCCGGCGCCCCGGTGGTGCGTGACGCCGACGCCACCGACTCCACCCCACCGCCGCCGGGGATTTTTTCCGTCCGCCGTTGA
- a CDS encoding AAA family ATPase produces the protein MRPMRLDLAGFTVFRDETTVDFTDADFFALVGPTGSGKSTVLDAICFALYGTVPRWGGARGLANALAPSATEARVRLVFESAGARYVATRVVRRDSRGNVKTAGAGLQLMPDGFDVTKLDTGLSPEDLGEVMAGTAAEMEEAVLAAVGLPYEQFTSCVVLPQGQFADFLHAKPATRQQILVNLLGLGVYEGVQKRATERAGQAEARLDEVDRMLAGLADVDDEALATAAGQVARMRELTGAVEAAVPELEEARAAVRTAGAALAALDADLAGLAGVRSPAGVAEVAHAVTTAQADADRAATAVALAEEREEKLRGELAGAGDESTLRLLLKAYADRDRLTAEAGTVGSALDAAQREHDAAATALAAARDAAARAEAELEAAFRAHEEAKATDQAVALRAHLSAGAPCPVCEQPVGTVPPMPAGSAVAAATAAGKKARAASQAAQALVAERDAATRDLDRVLVRARAQHDQLRSRLAELDGQLAGAAAPEALRAALAEQARLRTALDEAGAAVRAGRDAARRTRGGLDAARERLRSAWRDFDATRDGLARFGPPAADRDDVAAAWAALVDWADGQASERRAERAGLAAEVTGAEAAADAARERIGGLLADAGLPPADDPVRAVAVAAERAQAAHRRLEERRAQAAELRTQREEHRNAAQVARALAGHLRANNFERWLLAEALDLLVEGASRILRELSQGQYDLVHDKGEFFVVDHHDAGLRRAVRTLSGGETFQASLALALALSEQLAGLSTTAASLESIVLDEGFGTLDAATLDTVAATLEGLAARGDRMVGVVTHVPALAERIPVRFEVRKDARTARVERTGL, from the coding sequence ATGCGCCCGATGCGGCTGGACCTGGCGGGTTTCACCGTCTTCCGTGACGAGACCACCGTCGACTTCACCGACGCCGACTTCTTCGCCCTGGTCGGGCCGACCGGTTCGGGCAAGTCCACGGTGCTGGACGCGATCTGCTTCGCCCTCTACGGCACGGTGCCCCGCTGGGGTGGCGCGCGCGGGCTGGCCAACGCGCTGGCCCCGTCGGCCACCGAGGCCCGGGTGCGGCTGGTCTTCGAGTCCGCCGGCGCACGCTACGTGGCGACCCGGGTGGTGCGGCGGGACAGCCGGGGCAACGTCAAGACCGCGGGCGCCGGGCTCCAGCTGATGCCGGACGGGTTCGACGTCACCAAGCTGGACACCGGGCTCAGCCCGGAGGACCTGGGCGAGGTGATGGCCGGCACGGCCGCCGAGATGGAGGAGGCGGTGCTGGCCGCGGTGGGGCTGCCGTACGAGCAGTTCACCAGCTGCGTGGTGCTGCCGCAGGGCCAGTTCGCCGACTTCCTGCACGCCAAGCCGGCCACCCGGCAGCAGATCCTGGTGAACCTGCTGGGGCTGGGCGTCTACGAGGGGGTGCAGAAGCGGGCCACCGAGCGGGCCGGCCAGGCCGAGGCCCGGCTGGACGAGGTGGACCGGATGCTCGCCGGGCTGGCCGACGTCGACGACGAGGCGCTGGCGACCGCCGCCGGCCAGGTGGCTCGGATGCGGGAGCTGACCGGGGCGGTCGAGGCGGCCGTACCCGAACTGGAGGAGGCCCGGGCGGCGGTCCGGACGGCGGGGGCGGCGCTGGCGGCCCTCGACGCCGACCTCGCCGGGCTGGCCGGGGTGCGCTCCCCCGCCGGGGTCGCCGAAGTGGCCCACGCGGTCACCACCGCGCAGGCCGACGCCGACCGGGCGGCGACAGCCGTGGCGCTGGCCGAGGAGCGGGAGGAGAAGCTGCGCGGCGAGCTGGCCGGCGCGGGCGACGAGAGCACCCTGCGGCTGCTGCTCAAGGCGTACGCCGACCGGGACCGGCTGACCGCGGAGGCCGGTACGGTCGGCTCGGCGCTGGACGCCGCGCAGCGGGAACACGACGCGGCGGCCACCGCGCTCGCGGCGGCCCGGGACGCGGCGGCCCGCGCCGAGGCGGAGCTGGAGGCGGCGTTCCGGGCGCACGAGGAGGCGAAGGCCACCGACCAGGCGGTCGCGCTGCGGGCGCACCTCAGCGCGGGGGCGCCCTGCCCGGTCTGCGAGCAGCCGGTCGGCACGGTGCCGCCGATGCCGGCCGGTTCGGCGGTGGCCGCGGCGACCGCCGCCGGGAAGAAGGCGCGGGCCGCCAGTCAGGCGGCGCAGGCGCTGGTGGCGGAGCGGGACGCGGCGACCCGCGACCTGGACCGGGTGCTGGTGCGGGCCCGTGCCCAGCACGACCAGCTACGGTCCCGGCTGGCCGAGCTGGACGGTCAGCTCGCCGGGGCGGCCGCCCCGGAGGCGCTGCGCGCGGCGCTGGCCGAGCAGGCCCGGCTGCGTACGGCGTTGGACGAGGCCGGTGCGGCGGTCCGGGCCGGTCGGGACGCGGCCCGGCGGACCCGGGGTGGCCTGGACGCGGCGCGGGAGCGGCTGCGCTCCGCGTGGCGGGACTTCGACGCGACCCGCGACGGGCTGGCCCGGTTCGGCCCGCCGGCCGCCGACCGGGACGACGTGGCCGCCGCCTGGGCGGCGCTGGTCGACTGGGCCGACGGGCAGGCCAGCGAGCGGCGCGCGGAGCGGGCCGGACTGGCCGCCGAGGTGACCGGCGCCGAGGCGGCGGCCGACGCCGCGCGGGAGCGGATCGGCGGGTTGCTCGCCGACGCCGGCCTGCCGCCGGCCGACGACCCGGTCCGCGCGGTCGCCGTGGCGGCGGAACGGGCGCAGGCGGCGCACCGCCGGCTGGAGGAGCGCCGCGCGCAGGCCGCGGAGCTGCGCACCCAGCGCGAGGAGCACCGCAACGCCGCCCAGGTGGCCCGGGCGCTGGCCGGGCACCTGCGGGCCAACAACTTCGAGCGGTGGCTGCTCGCGGAAGCGTTGGACCTGCTGGTCGAGGGGGCCTCGCGGATCCTGCGCGAGCTGTCCCAGGGCCAGTACGACCTGGTCCACGACAAGGGCGAGTTCTTCGTGGTCGACCACCACGACGCGGGGTTGCGCCGGGCGGTGCGTACCCTCTCCGGCGGCGAGACCTTCCAGGCGTCGCTGGCCCTGGCGCTGGCCCTGTCGGAGCAGCTGGCCGGGCTCTCCACCACCGCCGCCAGCCTGGAGTCGATCGTGCTGGACGAGGGCTTCGGCACCCTGGACGCGGCCACCCTCGACACGGTGGCCGCCACCCTGGAGGGGCTGGCGGCCCGGGGCGACCGGATGGTCGGCGTGGTCACTCACGTGCCGGCGCTGGCCGAACGCATCCCGGTCCGCTTCGAGGTCCGCAAGGACGCCCGCACGGCCCGCGTGGAGAGGACCGGGCTGTGA
- a CDS encoding exonuclease SbcCD subunit D encodes MKILHTSDWHVGKVLKGRSRLDEQKQVLAGVIEIARAERPDLVIVAGDLYDTAAPTPEATRLVTRALTALRRTGADVLAIGGNHDNGQALDALRPWAEAAGIVLRGSVREDPAEHVIDGVTGAGERWQVAALPFLSQRYAVRAVEMYDLTPAEAHQTYADHLGRLLGRLTEGFTEPDRVHLVTAHLTVVGASTGGGERDAHTVLGYAVPATVFPGNAHYVALGHLHRSQRVIGPCPVRYSGSPLAVDFGEQENVPSVTLVEVTASTAARIREVPVPAAVPLRTVRGTLAQLAEAEAPEGWLRVFVREQPRAGLREEVQELLPNALEIRIDPELVPAPGSGTRTAQRAGRSPRELFGDYLDSKGHTDQGVRELFDELLEGVER; translated from the coding sequence GTGAAGATCCTGCACACCTCGGACTGGCACGTCGGCAAGGTCCTCAAGGGCCGGTCCCGGCTGGACGAGCAGAAGCAGGTGCTGGCCGGGGTGATCGAGATCGCCCGGGCGGAACGCCCCGACCTGGTGATCGTCGCCGGTGACCTCTACGACACCGCGGCGCCGACCCCGGAGGCGACCCGGCTGGTCACCCGGGCGCTGACCGCGCTGCGCCGCACCGGCGCGGACGTGCTGGCGATCGGCGGCAACCACGACAACGGGCAGGCCCTCGACGCGCTGCGCCCCTGGGCCGAAGCGGCCGGGATCGTGCTGCGCGGCAGCGTCCGGGAGGATCCCGCCGAGCACGTGATCGACGGGGTTACCGGCGCCGGCGAGCGCTGGCAGGTGGCCGCCCTGCCGTTCCTGTCCCAGCGGTACGCCGTCCGCGCCGTGGAGATGTACGACCTGACCCCCGCCGAGGCCCACCAGACGTACGCCGACCACCTGGGCCGGCTGCTGGGCCGGCTCACCGAGGGGTTCACCGAGCCCGACCGGGTGCACCTGGTCACCGCGCACCTGACCGTGGTGGGAGCGAGCACCGGTGGCGGCGAGCGGGACGCGCACACCGTGCTCGGCTACGCCGTACCGGCCACCGTCTTCCCGGGCAACGCCCACTACGTCGCGCTGGGTCACCTGCACCGCTCGCAGCGGGTCATCGGGCCCTGCCCGGTGCGCTACAGCGGCAGCCCGCTCGCGGTCGACTTCGGCGAGCAGGAGAACGTCCCCTCGGTGACCCTGGTCGAGGTGACCGCCAGCACCGCCGCCCGGATCCGCGAGGTGCCGGTGCCGGCGGCCGTGCCGCTGCGTACGGTGCGGGGCACCCTCGCCCAGCTCGCCGAGGCCGAGGCACCGGAGGGCTGGCTGCGGGTGTTCGTCCGCGAGCAGCCCCGGGCCGGGCTGCGCGAGGAGGTGCAGGAGCTGCTCCCCAACGCGCTGGAGATCCGGATCGACCCGGAGCTGGTCCCCGCCCCGGGCAGCGGCACCCGCACCGCCCAGCGGGCCGGCCGCTCCCCCCGGGAGCTGTTCGGCGACTACCTGGACAGCAAGGGCCACACCGACCAGGGCGTGCGGGAGCTCTTCGACGAGCTCCTCGAGGGGGTCGAGCGCTGA
- a CDS encoding ATP-binding protein, producing the protein MTDDLRDGPGDPVGRVLGTADATPLQFWTAVSPDSYLQLDDVVVTRRELPDREPVTIAGVVTQVRARHEGAQFDSDVFAIADGTLPAQVQEAAEITTTRVDPEFYVPPAPGATVYRAEGDARARALHFDRMERRIPMGMGRDGVPVYLNADFLDGTRGAHVSISGISGVATKTSFATFLLYSVFRSGVLGGDAVNAKALIFNVKGEDLLFLDHPNARLDDPTRAAYAKLGLDAGAFPDVRVYAPPRVGDSSGTPDVSSRLTGVDSFYWTLTEFCADRLLPYVFADADDERQQYTMVVHSVAAHLARYAVPADGGVSIDGVRLGTYADLVDHIVEQLNDDETRGDWAGSAVGLGTVNAFARRLIGSKKDLGRLIRGDLATRRPHSINTAESAQVTVVDLHNLPDRAQRFVVGVTLKSEFERKEKAGTAKPLLFVVLDELNKYAPREGSSPIKEVLLDIAERGRSLGVILVGAQQTASEVERRIVTNSAIRVVGRLDPAEASRPEYGFLPPAQRQRALLAKPGTMFVNQPDIPVPLCLEFPFPAWATRVSEAGRPPSQTLRSITQSADPFAVVGSGSADDDIPF; encoded by the coding sequence ATGACCGACGACCTGCGCGACGGCCCCGGCGACCCGGTGGGCCGGGTGCTGGGCACGGCCGACGCCACCCCGTTGCAGTTCTGGACGGCCGTCTCCCCGGACAGCTACCTCCAGCTCGACGACGTGGTGGTGACCCGCCGTGAGCTGCCCGACCGGGAGCCGGTGACGATCGCCGGGGTGGTCACCCAGGTGCGGGCCCGGCACGAGGGCGCCCAGTTCGACTCGGACGTCTTCGCCATCGCCGACGGCACGCTGCCGGCGCAGGTGCAGGAGGCCGCCGAGATCACCACCACCCGGGTCGACCCCGAGTTCTACGTCCCGCCGGCGCCCGGGGCGACCGTCTACCGGGCCGAGGGCGACGCCCGGGCGCGCGCCCTGCACTTCGACCGGATGGAGCGGCGCATCCCGATGGGGATGGGCCGTGACGGCGTCCCGGTCTACCTCAACGCCGACTTCCTCGACGGCACCCGGGGCGCGCACGTCTCGATCTCCGGCATCTCCGGCGTCGCCACCAAGACCAGCTTCGCCACCTTCCTGCTCTACTCGGTGTTCCGCTCCGGGGTGCTCGGTGGCGACGCGGTCAACGCCAAGGCGCTGATCTTCAACGTCAAGGGCGAGGACCTGCTCTTCCTCGACCACCCCAACGCCCGGCTCGACGACCCGACCCGCGCCGCGTACGCGAAGCTCGGGCTCGACGCCGGGGCCTTCCCCGACGTGCGGGTGTACGCCCCGCCCCGCGTCGGCGACTCCTCCGGCACGCCGGACGTGTCCAGCCGGCTCACCGGGGTGGACAGCTTCTACTGGACGCTGACCGAGTTCTGCGCCGACCGCCTGCTGCCCTACGTCTTCGCCGACGCCGACGACGAACGCCAGCAGTACACGATGGTGGTCCACTCGGTAGCCGCCCACCTGGCCCGCTACGCGGTCCCCGCCGACGGTGGGGTGAGCATCGACGGGGTGCGCCTCGGGACGTACGCCGACCTCGTCGACCACATCGTCGAGCAGCTCAACGACGACGAGACCCGCGGCGACTGGGCCGGCAGCGCGGTGGGCCTGGGCACGGTCAACGCGTTCGCCCGCCGGCTGATCGGCAGCAAGAAGGACCTCGGCCGGCTCATCCGCGGTGATCTCGCCACCCGCCGCCCGCACTCGATCAACACCGCGGAGAGCGCCCAGGTCACCGTGGTCGACCTGCACAACCTGCCGGACCGGGCGCAGCGGTTCGTGGTCGGCGTGACGCTCAAGAGCGAGTTCGAGCGCAAGGAGAAGGCCGGCACCGCCAAGCCGCTGCTCTTCGTCGTCCTCGACGAGCTCAACAAGTACGCCCCCCGCGAGGGTTCCTCCCCGATCAAGGAGGTGCTGCTCGACATCGCCGAACGGGGCCGTTCCCTCGGGGTGATCCTGGTCGGCGCCCAGCAGACCGCCAGCGAGGTCGAACGGCGGATCGTCACCAACTCGGCGATCCGGGTGGTCGGCCGGCTCGACCCGGCCGAGGCGTCCCGCCCGGAATACGGCTTCCTCCCGCCGGCCCAGCGCCAGCGGGCGCTGCTGGCCAAGCCGGGCACCATGTTCGTCAACCAGCCGGACATCCCGGTCCCGCTCTGCCTGGAGTTCCCCTTCCCCGCCTGGGCGACCCGGGTCTCCGAGGCGGGCCGGCCACCATCGCAGACGCTGCGCTCGATCACCCAGTCCGCCGACCCGTTCGCGGTGGTCGGCTCGGGCTCCGCCGACGACGACATCCCGTTCTAG
- a CDS encoding SigE family RNA polymerase sigma factor — protein sequence MTPPDGFDEFVISRSPRLLRTAYLLTHDRALAEDLLQTALARAWEAWSRVQGDPEPYVRRILVNTYASWWRRRWTGERPTGELPEPPAEPDPHTRFDDREQLWRALGRLPRRQRAVLVLRYFEDLSEAEIADTLGCSPGTVKSQASKALAKLRLDETLSPEGALA from the coding sequence GTGACACCACCCGATGGGTTCGACGAGTTCGTCATCAGCCGGTCGCCCCGGCTGCTGCGCACGGCGTACCTGCTGACCCACGACCGCGCGCTCGCCGAGGACCTGCTGCAGACCGCGCTCGCCCGGGCCTGGGAGGCCTGGTCGCGGGTGCAGGGCGACCCCGAGCCGTACGTGCGCCGGATCCTGGTCAACACGTACGCCTCGTGGTGGCGGCGGCGCTGGACCGGCGAGCGACCGACCGGCGAGCTGCCCGAGCCGCCCGCCGAGCCGGACCCGCACACCCGGTTCGACGACCGCGAGCAGCTCTGGCGGGCCCTGGGCCGGCTGCCCCGGCGGCAGCGGGCGGTGCTGGTGCTGCGCTACTTCGAGGACCTGTCGGAGGCCGAGATCGCCGACACCCTCGGCTGCTCCCCCGGCACCGTCAAGAGCCAGGCCAGCAAGGCCCTGGCGAAGCTGCGACTGGACGAGACACTGAGCCCCGAGGGAGCGCTGGCATGA
- a CDS encoding M4 family metallopeptidase, whose amino-acid sequence MRRTTVLSGLATAALLAAAVTAPTSAGAAPGVSGDAFTRAVAQLKAHSGAGLVADGSSFTLKNTATDADGTEHVRLNRYQDGLPVLGGDTVVHLGKGNAWKGASQSMAAAPTKGAKAKVGAAAAGRAALAASTATSRRVDGSQLVYDAAAGGTALAYEVVVGGAYADGTPSELHVLVDATSGKVRDSWEGVQRDGTGNTFHSGSVTVGSTLSGGTYQLADATRGGHKTYDLNGGTSGTGTLVTNAGNVFGDGTLGNRQTAAADAAYGAQETWDYYKAVHGRSGIRNDGVGAYSRVHYSSNYANAFWSDSCFCMTYGDGGSGWYPLTSLDVAGHEMSHGVTSNTAGLRYSGESGGLNEATSDIFGTLVEFYANNAKDPGDYLIGEKLRSSGAPLRYMDKPSKDGSSADCYSSRVGRLDVHYSSGVANHFFYLLAVGSGSSSYGNSPTCNGSTVTGIGNAKAGAIWYRALTTYMTSRTGYSGARTATLSAAQDLYGAGSAEYNTVAAAWSAVSVN is encoded by the coding sequence ATGCGTCGTACCACTGTCCTGAGCGGCCTCGCCACGGCCGCTCTCCTGGCCGCCGCCGTCACGGCGCCGACCTCGGCCGGTGCCGCGCCGGGCGTCTCCGGTGACGCGTTCACCCGCGCGGTCGCCCAGCTCAAGGCCCACTCGGGCGCCGGCCTGGTCGCCGACGGCTCGTCGTTCACCCTGAAGAACACCGCGACCGACGCCGACGGCACCGAGCACGTCCGGCTCAACCGCTACCAGGACGGCCTGCCCGTCCTCGGCGGCGACACCGTGGTGCACCTGGGCAAGGGCAACGCCTGGAAGGGCGCCAGCCAGAGCATGGCCGCCGCCCCTACCAAGGGCGCCAAGGCCAAGGTCGGCGCCGCCGCCGCCGGTCGCGCCGCGCTCGCCGCCTCCACCGCCACCAGCCGCCGCGTCGACGGCAGCCAGCTGGTCTACGACGCCGCCGCCGGCGGCACCGCCCTGGCGTACGAGGTGGTCGTGGGCGGCGCGTACGCCGACGGCACCCCGAGCGAGCTGCACGTGCTGGTGGACGCGACCAGCGGCAAGGTCCGCGACTCGTGGGAGGGCGTGCAGCGCGACGGCACCGGCAACACCTTCCACTCCGGCTCGGTGACCGTCGGCAGCACCCTCTCCGGAGGCACCTACCAGCTCGCCGACGCCACCCGCGGCGGCCACAAGACCTACGACCTCAACGGTGGCACCAGCGGCACCGGCACGCTGGTCACCAACGCCGGCAACGTCTTCGGCGACGGCACGCTGGGCAACCGGCAGACCGCCGCGGCCGACGCCGCGTACGGCGCGCAGGAGACCTGGGACTACTACAAGGCCGTGCACGGCCGCAGCGGCATCCGCAACGACGGCGTCGGCGCGTACAGCCGGGTGCACTACAGCTCCAACTACGCCAACGCGTTCTGGAGCGACTCCTGCTTCTGCATGACCTACGGTGACGGCGGCTCCGGCTGGTACCCGCTGACCTCGCTGGACGTGGCCGGGCACGAGATGAGCCACGGCGTCACCAGCAACACCGCGGGCCTGCGCTACAGCGGCGAGTCCGGCGGTCTCAACGAGGCCACCAGCGACATCTTCGGCACCCTGGTCGAGTTCTACGCGAACAACGCCAAGGACCCGGGTGACTACCTGATCGGCGAGAAGCTGCGCTCCTCCGGCGCCCCGCTGCGTTACATGGACAAGCCCTCCAAGGACGGCTCGTCCGCGGACTGCTACAGCAGCAGGGTCGGCCGGCTGGACGTGCACTACTCCTCGGGCGTGGCGAACCACTTCTTCTACCTGCTCGCGGTGGGCAGCGGTTCGTCGTCGTACGGCAACAGCCCGACCTGCAACGGCAGCACCGTCACCGGCATCGGCAACGCCAAGGCCGGCGCCATCTGGTACCGCGCGCTCACCACGTACATGACCTCGCGGACCGGCTACTCCGGTGCCCGTACCGCCACCCTGTCGGCCGCCCAGGACCTGTACGGCGCCGGCAGCGCGGAGTACAACACCGTCGCGGCCGCCTGGTCCGCGGTGAGCGTCAACTGA